One genomic region from Patagioenas fasciata isolate bPatFas1 chromosome 24, bPatFas1.hap1, whole genome shotgun sequence encodes:
- the SCN2B gene encoding sodium channel regulatory subunit beta-2 isoform X2, whose translation MQALGLSFCWGSQLTEGAAGKEWSGRGSRHRHLVPAHAAAPTGLGMEVMAPPTINALNGSSVKLSCTFNSCYKVENKQFSLNWTYQECWNCSEELFLQFRTKIMNKQLDRFGNRVEFTGNPTKYDVSFTLKNVQLEDEGTYNCYVLNPPDRQRGHASINLKVLTQEPPKHDSTVALIVGTSVGGFLALVILVLVVVKCVRRKKQQRLNTDDQKTEEEGKTDGEGNPDEGTK comes from the exons ATGCAGGCGCTGGGTCTCAGCTTCTGCTGGGGCAGCCAGCTGACCGAGGGAGCTGCAGGAAAGGAATGGAGTGGGAGAGGGAGCAGGCACAGGCACCTCGTCCCTGCCCACGCCGCGG CGCCCACGGGGTTGGGCATGGAGGTCATGGCCCCCCCCACCATCAACGCCTTGAACGGCTCCTCCGTGAAGCTCTCCTGCACCTTCAACTCCTGCTACAAGGTGGAGAACAAGCAGTTCTCTCTCAACTGGACGTACCAGGAGTGCTGGAACTGCTCTGAGGAGCTG TTCCTGCAGTTCCGGACGAAGATCATGAACAAGCAGCTGGACCGCTTTGGGAACCGGGTGGAGTTCACCGGGAACCCCACCAAGTACGATGTGTCCTTCACCCTCAAAAACGTGCAGCTGGAGGACGAGGGCACCTACAATTGCTATGTCCTCAACCCCCCGGACCGACAGCGGGGCCACGCTAGCATCAACCTGAAGGTGCTCACCCAAG AGCCCCCGAAGCACGACTCGACAGTGGCTCTCATCGTGGGCACCTCCGTGGGCGGCTTCTTGGCTTTGGTGAtcctggtgctggtggtggtgaaaTGTGTGCGCCggaaaaagcagcagagactTAACACAGACGACCAGAAGacggaggaggaagggaagacagaTGGTGAAGGCAACCCGGACGAGGGCACCAAGTAA
- the SCN4B gene encoding sodium channel regulatory subunit beta-4 isoform X2 has product MDRAAPLRTMAPRSPAAAPRLLAALLGLHVFAIAFALEVTVGKTNTVTALNNSDVLLPCSFATCTGFQDLVFTWYFNSTEMIYHGKIKSKASEPLLVGRNPRVEFVGSTTGKENNISIVLKNVEFSDAGKYTCHVKNPKEKNAQHNATIFLTVVQKMVETDNTLTLIIVGVVGGLIGLLILFMLIKRVVLFIIKKTQDGKKECLVSSSGNDNTENGLAGSKAEQKAPPKA; this is encoded by the exons ATGGACCGCGCCGCCCCGCTCCGCACCATGGCCCCGCGCtcgcccgccgccgcgccgcgcctGCTTGCAGCGCTCCTGG GTTTGCACGTCTTCGCCATCGCCTTCGCCTTGGAGGTGACGGTGGGGAAGACCAACACTGTGACGGCTCTGAATAACTCCGATGTCCTGCTGCCCTGCAGCTTCGCCACCTGCACAGGCTTTCAGGACCTGGTCTTCACATGGTATTTCAACTCGACAGAGATG ATTTACCACGGCAAGATAAAGAGCAAAGCCTCGGAGCCCTTGCTCGTGGGACGCAACCCACGCGTGGAGTTTGTTGGCTCGACCACCGGGAAGGAAAACAACATCTCCATCGTCCTGAAGAACGTGGAGTTCAGCGATGCTGGGAAATACACCTGCCACGTCAAGAACCCCAAGGAGAAGAATGCGCAGCACAACGCCACCATCTTCCTTACGGTGGTCCAGAAGA TGGTGGAGACAGACAACACTCTGACGCTCATCATCGTGGGCGTGGTGGGGGGGCTCATCGGCCTCCTCATCCTCTTCATGCTCATCAAGAGGGTTGTCCTGTTCATCATCAAGAAGACCCAGGATGGGAA GAAGGAGTGTCTGGTGAGCTCGTCGGGGAACGACAACACCGAGAACGGCTTGGCCGGCTCCAAGGCGGAACAAAAAGCACCACCAAAGGCATGA
- the SCN4B gene encoding sodium channel regulatory subunit beta-4 isoform X1 produces MIYHGKIKSKASEPLLVGRNPRVEFVGSTTGKENNISIVLKNVEFSDAGKYTCHVKNPKEKNAQHNATIFLTVVQKMVETDNTLTLIIVGVVGGLIGLLILFMLIKRVVLFIIKKTQDGKKECLVSSSGNDNTENGLAGSKAEQKAPPKA; encoded by the exons ATG ATTTACCACGGCAAGATAAAGAGCAAAGCCTCGGAGCCCTTGCTCGTGGGACGCAACCCACGCGTGGAGTTTGTTGGCTCGACCACCGGGAAGGAAAACAACATCTCCATCGTCCTGAAGAACGTGGAGTTCAGCGATGCTGGGAAATACACCTGCCACGTCAAGAACCCCAAGGAGAAGAATGCGCAGCACAACGCCACCATCTTCCTTACGGTGGTCCAGAAGA TGGTGGAGACAGACAACACTCTGACGCTCATCATCGTGGGCGTGGTGGGGGGGCTCATCGGCCTCCTCATCCTCTTCATGCTCATCAAGAGGGTTGTCCTGTTCATCATCAAGAAGACCCAGGATGGGAA GAAGGAGTGTCTGGTGAGCTCGTCGGGGAACGACAACACCGAGAACGGCTTGGCCGGCTCCAAGGCGGAACAAAAAGCACCACCAAAGGCATGA
- the IL10RA gene encoding interleukin-10 receptor subunit alpha: MGPSAAALALYLALLLVQLTDGEKLARPRDVRFAAETAHHLLRWVPGHGAPGDVRYEVEHKVYGTNISWTAVPNCMKILGCSCDLTYYTLDPSHRYFARVRAVSGNHTSPWERTNAFSPQEATLRLSGQSLSVQGNSIRVQLQLLLSAGNLTVRYDDIQRHARKYGVYIRRAQDNRTYEVEYAAPEFNISSLFWNTEYCLSVEPRVASRPTRAVRTAEQCVTIGQRDRTSELVLSIVSSSFITAFLLSLLGCLLVCTYIKKPVRPPSVLKSFIKQSSLWMEQESSSSGSRDTDPVQQLFLCPKEPRQDGAPNGSTSTAQLPLENGWQLPAWPEDRICLMGTGPTASGDSSCTSTDSGICLQTSSSELSCSSSLESQGYKRQLPAGDDSGVGLGITCPRPTYPPGSGTSPAEARQPCGGELSTSPSASQDSQQDIEFRGYLQQSKGTVEPRQDPAEGVPFLGCAGSPQGLGSTDIVLDVECSKLAVAKGYLKQSSPEHPCSHTQDLAPWGSPRDPPAWDFSSQLGPQAPALLSYGAPGATSASKAGPEFLKAPLDSSIFNTDLLGTLPFVSSLSTNQRLMLQIKPLSLLSEDGKDSRL; the protein is encoded by the exons ATGGGCCCCTCCGCCGCAGCCCTGGCACTGTACCTGGCACTGCTCCTCGTCCAGCTCACGGACG GTGAGAAGCTGGCGAGACCCAGGGACGTGCGCTTTGCTGCGGAGACGGCACATCACCTGCTGCGCTGGGTGCCGGGACACGGCGCCCCCGGCGACGTCCGCTACGAAGTGGAGCACAAAGT CTATGGCACAAACATCTCCTGGACAGCTGTCCCAAACTGCATGAAGATCTTGGGGTGCTCCTGCGACCTCACCTACTACACCCTGGATCCTTCTCACCGCTACTTCGCCCGGGTCAGGGCCGTGTCTGGAAACCACACATCCCCATGGGAAAGGACCAACGCCTTCTCCCCACAAGAAG CCACTCTGCGCCTGTCGGGCCAGAGCCTCTCTGTGCAGGGCAACAGCATCCGCgtgcagctgcagctgctcctcagcGCCGGGAACCTCACCGTGAGGTACGACGACATACAGAGGCACGCCAGGAAGTACGGGGTGTACATCAGGAGGGCTCAGGACAACCGGACG TATGAAGTGGAGTACGCTGCCCCAGAGTTCAACATCAGCAGCCTGTTCTGGAACACGGAGTACTGCCTGAGCGTGGAGCCCCGAGTGGCCAGCCGGCCCACGCGCGCCGTGCGCACCGCCGAGCAGTGCGTCACCATCGGCCAGAGGGACC GGACCTCAGAGCTCGTCCTGAGCATCGTCAGCTCTTCCTTCATCACTGCGTTCCTCTTGAGCCTCCTGGGGTGTCTGCTGGTGTGCACCTACATAAAGAAACCCGTGAGACCACCGTCTGTCCTG AAGTCTTTCATAAAGCAGAGCTCGCTCTGGATGGAGCAGGAGTCCTCATCCTCGGGCAGCCGGGACACAGACCCTGTCCAGCAGCTGTTCCTGTGCCCAAAGGAGCCTCGGCAGGACGGTGCTCCCAatggcagcaccagcacagcccagctgccCCTGGAGAACGGCTGGCAGCTCCCAGCATGGCCTGAGGACCGCATTTGCCTGATGGGGACAGGGCCCACGGCAAGCGGCGACAGCAGCTGCACCAGCACAGACAGCGGCATCTGCCTGCAAACCTCCTCCTCGGAACTGAGCTGCTCCTCGAGCCTCGAGTCCCAGGGCTACAAGCGGCAGCTGCCGGCTGGCGATGACAGTGGCGTGGGCTTGGGGATCACCTGCCCTCGCCCCACGTACCCCCCCGGCAGCGGGACCAGCCCTGCGGAGGCCAGGCAGCCCTGCGGGggggagctcagcacctcccccaGCGCCAGCCAGGACAGCCAACAAGACATCGAGTTCCGTGGGTACCTGCAGCAGTCCAAGGGCACGGTGGAGCCAAGGCAGGACCCAGCCGAGGGGGTGCCCTTCTTGGGCTGCGCAGGATCCCCTCAGGGCCTGGGCAGCACTGACATTGTGCTGGATGTGGAGTGCTCCAAGCTGGCTGTGGCCAAAGGGTATCTGAAGCAGTCGTCTCCCGagcacccctgcagccacacacaggaCCTTGCTCCATGGGGGAGCCCTCGGGACCCCCCTGCCTGGGACTTTTCCAGCCAGCTgggaccccaagcccctgctctgCTTAGCTACGGGGCTCCAGGAGCTACCTCAGCCTCCAAAGCTGGCCCTGAGTTCCTGAAAGCTCCCTTGGACTCGAGCATCTTCAACACTGACCTCCTGGGGACGCTGCCTTTCGTCTCCAGCCTCAGCACCAACCAGCGGCTCATGCTGCAAATCAAGCCCCTGAGCCTGCTCAGCGAGGACGGCAAGGACAGCCGCTTGTGA
- the SMIM35 gene encoding small integral membrane protein 35 codes for MDHGAAGVWLLVLLGGTCLGHKDVCSLGAGAGSASHTGQGWAPSHHPPTGGQEPIEGLGLVLGVGLALLVLVLLSYTIVRWYRRGQCWRGPNFVFNLYHNCGLGSVAVELVPPFSISGSLSGAKGYVPFQDHGP; via the exons ATGGACCATGGGGCAG CTGGGGtttggctgctggtgctgcttggaGGCACCTGTCTGGGACACAAGGACGTCTGCTCCCTGGGTGCCGGGGCAGGGAGCGCCTCCCAcacggggcagggctgggcaccaAGCCATCATCCTCCCACCGGCG GGCAAGAGCCCATCGAAGGGCTCGGGCTTGTCTTGGGTGTCGGGCTGGCCTTGCTGGTCCTGGTGCTTCTCAGCTACACCATCGTCCGGTGGTACCGCAGGGGCCAGTGCTGGCGCG GGCCCAACTTTGTCTTCAACCTCTACCACAACTG CGGGCTGGGCTCGGTGGCGGTGGAGCTGGTGCCGCCGTTCAGCATCAGCGGCTCGCTGAGCGGGGCCAAGGGCTACGTGCCTTTCCAGGACCACGGGCCATGA
- the TMPRSS4 gene encoding transmembrane protease serine 4 — MNMDLASERLNGGGPSTRRKAPSRRESFKRIGVPVLAAVLSLACLVSIGFLVKVYLEYHYFFCKQPLKLVPLQQVCDGNVDCLQGEDEANCPQWVREGPPAGARVSKDRSILQVLNRNTGAWFCVCHDHFNLVLAKAACEEMGYRSTPTFREVEVGAGQPLPPREVVLSNGSLQVPEPGRKCLSGRVVSLFCSKDCGESIRAPRVLGGSPAAIEAWPWQVSLQYRKEHICGGSIIGPSWVLTAAHCFKNNPIIQSWSVKAGSDLLSGTTTLAVEKVFLAEATSTSAKVNDIALVKLRSPVHVTDRSKPICLPYFDEELVPGTSLWVTGWGYTQEHGKLSEILQQAEVKLIDRESCNLSAYHGEVTEKMLCAGLPQGGVDTCQGDSGGPLLYSGGHWQVVGIVSWGQGCGDPSTPGVYTSVRAYLNWIYAVRRVSAVLLTPLQQLAVGALRPVGTGPSPQASLPSLRTWLSQLWQQLGNGSQAVEGERCLPNRGWQAVI, encoded by the exons ATGAACATG GATTTAGCCTCCGAGCGGCTGAATGGCGGAG GTCCCAGCACAAGACGAAAAGCCCCCTCGAGGCGGGAGTCCTTCAAGCGGATCGGCGTCCCCGTCCTGGCAGCGGTCCTCAGCCTCGCCTGCCTGGTTTCAATAGGGTTCCTGG TCAAGGTGTACCTGGAGTACCACTACTTCTTCTGCAAACAGCCCCTGAAACTGGTGCCGCTGCAGCAGGTGTGCGATGGGAACGTGGACTGTCTGCAGGGCGAGGACGAGGCCAACTGTCCCCAGTGGGTCCGCGAAGGGCCACCAGCTGGGG CCCGCGTTTCCAAAGACAGATCCATCCTGCAGGTGCTTAACAGAAACACCGGAGCCTGGTTCTGTGTCTGCCACGACCACTTCAACCTGGTGCTGGCAAAAGCAGCCTGCGAGGAAATGGGCTACAGGAG CACTCCCACGTTCCGGGAGGTGGAGGTGGGCGCAGGGCAGCCCCTGCCTCCCCGCGAGGTCGTGCTGAGCAACGGCAGCCTCCAGGTGCCCGAGCCGGGCAG GAAATGCCTCTCTGGACGGGTTGTTTCGCTCTTTTGCTCCA AGGACTGCGGGGAGAGCATCCGCGCCCCGCGCGTGCTGGGCGGCAGCCCGGCCGCCATCGAGGCTTGGCCGTGGCAGGTCAGCCTGCAGTACAGGAAGGAGCACATCTGCGGGGGCAGCATCATCGGCCCCAGCTGGGTCCTCACGGCAGCACACTGCTTCAA GAACAACCCCATCATTCAGAGCTGGAGCGTGAAGGCCGGCTCCGACCTCCTCTCGGGCACCACCACCCTTGCCGTGGAGAAGGTCTTCCTGGCTGAGGCGACGTCCACATCTGCCAAGGTCAACGACATCGCCCTGGTGAAGCTGCGGTCTCCCGTGCATGTCACAG ACAGAAGCAAGCCCATCTGTCTGCCCTATTTCGATGAGGAGCTGGTACCTGGCACATCCCTGTGGGTGACAGGCTGGGGCTACACACAGGAGCACG GGAAACTGTCGGAGatcctgcagcaggcagaggtgAAACTCATAGACAGGGAGAGCTGCAACCTGTCCGCCTACCACGGGGAAGTCACCGAGAAGATGCTGTGTGCCGGTCTGCCCCAAGGCGGGGTGGACACCTGCCAG GGGGACAGCGGCGGGCCCCTGCTCTACTCGGGCGGGCACTGGCAGGTGGTGGGCATCGTCAGCTGGGGCCAGGGCTGCGGGGACCCCAGCACGCCCGGCGTCTACACCAGTGTCCGTGCCTACCTCAACTGGATCTACGCCGTCCGGAGGGTCAGTGCCGTCCTGCTGACACCGCTGCAGCAACTcgcag TTGGAGCTCTGAGGCCTGTTGGGACAGGTCCATCTCCCCAAGCCTCCCTCCCGTCCCTACGCACTtggctgtcccagctctggcagcagctggGAAATGGATCTCAAGCCGTGGAAGGTGAGCGGTGCCTCCCGAACCGTGGCTGGCAGGCTGTGATTTAG
- the SCN2B gene encoding sodium channel regulatory subunit beta-2 isoform X3 → MEVMAPPTINALNGSSVKLSCTFNSCYKVENKQFSLNWTYQECWNCSEELFLQFRTKIMNKQLDRFGNRVEFTGNPTKYDVSFTLKNVQLEDEGTYNCYVLNPPDRQRGHASINLKVLTQEPPKHDSTVALIVGTSVGGFLALVILVLVVVKCVRRKKQQRLNTDDQKTEEEGKTDGEGNPDEGTK, encoded by the exons ATGGAGGTCATGGCCCCCCCCACCATCAACGCCTTGAACGGCTCCTCCGTGAAGCTCTCCTGCACCTTCAACTCCTGCTACAAGGTGGAGAACAAGCAGTTCTCTCTCAACTGGACGTACCAGGAGTGCTGGAACTGCTCTGAGGAGCTG TTCCTGCAGTTCCGGACGAAGATCATGAACAAGCAGCTGGACCGCTTTGGGAACCGGGTGGAGTTCACCGGGAACCCCACCAAGTACGATGTGTCCTTCACCCTCAAAAACGTGCAGCTGGAGGACGAGGGCACCTACAATTGCTATGTCCTCAACCCCCCGGACCGACAGCGGGGCCACGCTAGCATCAACCTGAAGGTGCTCACCCAAG AGCCCCCGAAGCACGACTCGACAGTGGCTCTCATCGTGGGCACCTCCGTGGGCGGCTTCTTGGCTTTGGTGAtcctggtgctggtggtggtgaaaTGTGTGCGCCggaaaaagcagcagagactTAACACAGACGACCAGAAGacggaggaggaagggaagacagaTGGTGAAGGCAACCCGGACGAGGGCACCAAGTAA